AAGATGTATGGTCCTGCTATGTGTTTCATGAAGATCCTTCCGTTTCCTTGTTCAGTTGCAGCGACGACAGGTTTCTTGGGGTACTCTACGTGTCGGGATGGCTCCGTGACGAACCTCGTCTTCAGCACAAGAATGAGCCTTCATTGGAATGTGAGAGGTCACCAGACCGCCCAGGCGTTGAGCGAGATTCTCCGAGAGCGGCATCCGAATCTCTTCAGCCGGGAGGGGGTGCCGCAGGCCGAGCCGGCTCCCCGGAGCCCTCGCTGATGGGCAGCCAGGGTTCCCCGCCGCCGGTCCGCTTTCTCTCCGCCCGCCAGCATTTCGACGGCCATCCGGTGGAAATCGCGGTGGGGGCCGCCGTGGAGCGCGAGCTGGAGCGTATCGACTCGGTGCTCGCCCGGTTCGTGCCGGCCGGCGCCAGGGTCGCGGTCGCTCTGGGAAGCCGCGGGGCCGCCGGGATGGCCGCCGTTGCCGCGGCGCTGGTGAAGCAGCTGCGGGCGCGGAGCTACGAGCCGTTCGTCGTCCCCGCGATGGGGAGCCACGGCGGGGCGACGCCCGAGGGACAGGCGGAGACGCTCGCGCGGCTGGGGATCACGGAGACCTCCCTCGGAGCGCCCGTGCGCTGTCAGGGGGAATCGCTGCTCGTGGCCCGGACCGATTCCGGCCTGCCGGTCTATGCCGATCGCCTCGCGACGCGCGCCGACGCGGTCATCCCGATCAACCGGATTTACACGCACACGAACTTCGAGGGGAGGATCGAGAGCGGCCTGCTCAAGATGCTGGCGATCGGCCTGGGCAAGGAGCCGGCGGCCGCCTCGGCCCACCGCGCCTCGCTGACGAGGGGCCTCGGGACGGTGATTCGGGAGGTCGGCGCCAAGATCCTCTCCGCCCTCAACGTCCCGTTCGGGATCGGCCTGGTGGAGAACGGGCGCCGGGAGATCGCCGTGCTGCGTGCCGTGGCGGGCGAGTCGATGGAATCGGAGGAAGCGGTCTTGCTGGCCGAGGCGAAACGGCTGAAGCCGAAGATCCCCTTCGACTTCCTTCACCTCCTGGTGGTGGATTGTCTGGGAAAGAACTTCAGCGGCACGGGGATCGACACCAAGATCGTCGGGCGGATGCTCCAGACGGGCGAGGCGGAGCCGGCGTCGCCCCGCTACCTGAGAATCTACGTCGGGGACTTGTCGGCGGCGGCGGGAGGCAACGCTCACGGGATGGGGCTCGCGGACTTCGTCTCGGAGCGCTTCGCCGCGAAGATCGACATGCGGGTGACGCTCGCGAACGGCCTGGCTGCTTGTTCGCCGCAGCGCGGCCGCCGCCCGCCCATCGTCGCGAGCGATGCCGAGGGGATCGGGCTCGGCCTTTCGACGGCCGGGGCCGCCGACGCGGCCACGGCGCGCGTCGTCCGCATCCCGAACACGCGCGATCTCGAGAAGATGTGGATCTCCGAGGCGCTCGAAGGCGAAGCGCGAGCGGCGGGACTTGAAATCCAAACGGCGCCGTTCTCGCTCCAATTCGACGCGTCGGGAAACCTGCCGATCTGGTAGCGCGGGCTGCCGATCCGGCGCCGGCCAAGCCCGCGAGTCTCGCCCGCCGCTTCCCCCCACGCGGCGCTTTCCATTCATCTCCCGCCTTGCATTAGAAGACGGACAGCACCATAATCCTGCCGCTTTGCCGGGAATGGAATCATGGCTGCTCTTTTCTCCAAGATCTGGCGCACGGGGATTGTGACCGAGACGCTTCCGGGCGGACCGGTCGAGGGGCTGGTTCTCGCGCGGGAGATCGAGGAGAAGACGAAGAGCCTCCTCGGGAGATCCCTGGCGATCCGCGAGATCGACGCCGGCTCCTGCAACGGATGCGAGATTGAGATCTCGGGGCTGACCGGTCCCGTCTACGACTCCGAGCGCTTCGGGATCCACTTCGTCGCCTCCCCCCGGCACGCCGATCTGCTCCTCGTGACCGGGCCGGTCACGCGGAACATGGAGATTCCCCTTCGCAAGACCTGGGAAGCGACTCCCGATCCCAAGGTCGTGGTGGCGGTGGGGGACTGCGCCCGGGACTGCGGCGTCTTCGCGGGCGGCTACGGTGTCGTCGGAAGCGTGGACCAGATCATCCCGGTCGACGCCTTCATCCCCGGCTGTCCGCCCGAGCCGGCCGACATCCTCCGGGGGATCCTCCAAGTTCTCGAAAGGTTTCCAGCGCGTGGCTGACGCCGGCGCGCCCGCATGACCTGCCTCGTGCTCATGACGATCTGCTACGTGGCGGGGGCGGTCGGCTCCCTGGGGCTCCCCACCGGCGCATCGCGACGCCTGTCATCCTTTGCGGCCGCCGCGGGAGGCGTCTTCGGCGGTGTCGCGGCGCTGCGGGTGCTGATCACCGGGCAGCCGGTCGCCTTCGCCGTCCCTTCTTTCGTTCCCTTTCTCTCCCTGCCGTTCCGCTTGGATCCGCTGGGGGCGTTCTTCCTTGGGGTTATCGCCCTGGTGGCGATCCCCGCCGCGATCTATGGGGACGAGTACCTGCGCGGCGGGCCGGAGCAGTCGCCGGCGCTCGTCGGCGCGATGCTGAACCTCTTCCTTCTGGCGATGAGTCTCGCGACTCTGGCGGCGGGCGTCCTCGCCTTCCTCATGCTCTGGGAGGGGATGTCGCTCGCTTCTTACTTCCTGGTGATCGCGGAAGGGGACAGCGGCGAGGGCCAGGCGGCGGGACGCTGGTACGCCGGGATGGCCCACGCCGGCTTCGTCCTCATCGCCGCGGCGCTGCTGATGGCGGGAATCCATACCTCGGGCCTGGGATTCGACGAGATCCGCCACGCCGCCTCCGCGCTTGGGCCCGGCACCCGCAACGTCATCTTCCTCCTGGCCCTCGCCGGATTCGGATCGAAGGCGGGTCTCGTCCCGCTGCACGTCTGGCTTCCCCGGGCCCACCCGGCGGCTCCCAGCCACGTCTCGGCGATCCTCTCCGGCGCGATGCTGAAGATGGGGGTTTACGGCATCCTGCGGATCGCGCTCGATCTGCTCGGCGGCGGGCCTGCCTGGTGGGGCGGCCTCCTTCTGGCGCTGGGAGCCGCCTCGGCCCTTCTGGGGGTCCTCTACGCCCTGATGGAGCACGACCTGAAACGCCTCCTCGCTTATCACAGCGTGGAGAACGTCGGCATCATCTTCATGGGAGTGGGATTGGGACTCCTGCTCCACTCCAACGGCTTCGAGAAGCTTGCGGCATTGGCGCTGGTGGCGGCGATCTATCACACCTTGAACCACGCCGCGTTCAAAGGGCTCCTCTTTCTGGGGGCGGGCGCGGTGGCGCGGGCCACGGGGACGCGGAACATGGAAGAGATGGGAGGGTTGATCAAACGGATGCCCCAGACCGCCGCCTGCTTCCTCGTCGGGTCGGCGGCGATCGCCGCCCTTCCGCCCCTGAACGGCTTCGCGAGCGAATGGATGCTCTTCCAGTCGCTGCTCTCCGGGGCCCGGGCCGCCGCCCCGCTTTCCGGGGCGCTGATCATGGTCTGCGTCGGCGCCCTGGCGCTCACCGGCGGCCTGGCGGCCGCCTGCTTCGTGAAAGCCTTCGGCATTCCCTTCCTGGCGCTGCCGCGGAGCCGCGCGGCGGAGGAGGCACGCGACGTGGGCGCCCTGATGCGCGGTCCGATGATCGCACTGGCCGCCGTTTGCGCGGCGCTGGGCGTGCTTCCCTTCGTGGTGGTCCCGTTCGTCGCCCGCGCCTTGATGGAGATGCCCGGGATCGACGCGTCGGGCGCGGGCTTCACGCTCCGCCTGTCGCTGAGCGCCGCCGGCGGCAGCTCCCGGATCTCGCCGCTCGCCATCGCCCTTCTTCTGGCCCTCGCCGTCGCCGCCGTCCCGTTGCTGCTGCGCCTGATGGGGGCGAGCCGCCGCCGGCGCGCCGGGGATCTGTGGGGATGCGGCCGTGTGGCCGGCTCGGCCCGGATGGAGTACACGAGCAGCGCCTTCGCCGAACCGCTGAAGCGGGTCTTCGCCGATCTTTACCGCCCCACCGCGGACATCACCGTGGAGGTGCATCCCGAGTCGGGCTATTTCACGCGATCGATCCATTACCACAGCCGCGTGCGCGTCTGGTTCGAGGAGGTGTTCTACCAGCCCCT
The window above is part of the Candidatus Polarisedimenticolia bacterium genome. Proteins encoded here:
- a CDS encoding DUF2088 domain-containing protein, which translates into the protein MGSQGSPPPVRFLSARQHFDGHPVEIAVGAAVERELERIDSVLARFVPAGARVAVALGSRGAAGMAAVAAALVKQLRARSYEPFVVPAMGSHGGATPEGQAETLARLGITETSLGAPVRCQGESLLVARTDSGLPVYADRLATRADAVIPINRIYTHTNFEGRIESGLLKMLAIGLGKEPAAASAHRASLTRGLGTVIREVGAKILSALNVPFGIGLVENGRREIAVLRAVAGESMESEEAVLLAEAKRLKPKIPFDFLHLLVVDCLGKNFSGTGIDTKIVGRMLQTGEAEPASPRYLRIYVGDLSAAAGGNAHGMGLADFVSERFAAKIDMRVTLANGLAACSPQRGRRPPIVASDAEGIGLGLSTAGAADAATARVVRIPNTRDLEKMWISEALEGEARAAGLEIQTAPFSLQFDASGNLPIW
- a CDS encoding NADH-quinone oxidoreductase subunit B family protein, which codes for MAALFSKIWRTGIVTETLPGGPVEGLVLAREIEEKTKSLLGRSLAIREIDAGSCNGCEIEISGLTGPVYDSERFGIHFVASPRHADLLLVTGPVTRNMEIPLRKTWEATPDPKVVVAVGDCARDCGVFAGGYGVVGSVDQIIPVDAFIPGCPPEPADILRGILQVLERFPARG
- the hyfB gene encoding hydrogenase 4 subunit B, with translation MTCLVLMTICYVAGAVGSLGLPTGASRRLSSFAAAAGGVFGGVAALRVLITGQPVAFAVPSFVPFLSLPFRLDPLGAFFLGVIALVAIPAAIYGDEYLRGGPEQSPALVGAMLNLFLLAMSLATLAAGVLAFLMLWEGMSLASYFLVIAEGDSGEGQAAGRWYAGMAHAGFVLIAAALLMAGIHTSGLGFDEIRHAASALGPGTRNVIFLLALAGFGSKAGLVPLHVWLPRAHPAAPSHVSAILSGAMLKMGVYGILRIALDLLGGGPAWWGGLLLALGAASALLGVLYALMEHDLKRLLAYHSVENVGIIFMGVGLGLLLHSNGFEKLAALALVAAIYHTLNHAAFKGLLFLGAGAVARATGTRNMEEMGGLIKRMPQTAACFLVGSAAIAALPPLNGFASEWMLFQSLLSGARAAAPLSGALIMVCVGALALTGGLAAACFVKAFGIPFLALPRSRAAEEARDVGALMRGPMIALAAVCAALGVLPFVVVPFVARALMEMPGIDASGAGFTLRLSLSAAGGSSRISPLAIALLLALAVAAVPLLLRLMGASRRRRAGDLWGCGRVAGSARMEYTSSAFAEPLKRVFADLYRPTADITVEVHPESGYFTRSIHYHSRVRVWFEEVFYQPLFNLVKPLGSFGRLIQSGSVHLYLVYIFAALLIFLLLAR